From the Papaver somniferum cultivar HN1 chromosome 2, ASM357369v1, whole genome shotgun sequence genome, the window CAGATCATCACAATACAGTGCAAGATGACTCCTGAGTACAAAATACATATGTACCCAAATTAAGGTCTTTGATAGTTTCCCAGTTATTGGATTTTGTCATTTGTCAAGAGCCAAAGATAGCTCAATTGACTCCAAATTTGATATGACAAGTCACAAGAGAGAACTTTAATGGATACGGTATATCCGTGTATAGATTCAATGTCGACATAAGAGATCTTGAATAGTTTGAAGATAAGTCTAATAAGAATCTTACATTTAAGACCTATCATGCAAAAAACACTGAAAGATGTAAGTACCTGTGAGTCTAGAGGATCAGCTTCacgtgaaacaagatgttgcaagCTAAGGATTATATTCGATGCAGCTAATATTGGGTCGACCGTATGCTGTGGGATTGCTGCATGACCCCCCTTTCCACTAATCACTGCCTCAAAAATGCCGCACCCAGCTAGGATAGGGCCAGGTCTGGAGGATACAGAGCCAGCATGTGTCCTAGCAGTCACATGCAATGCAAAGATAGCATCGACGTTCTCCAACGCACCAGCTTCTATCATTCTCTTTGAACCCCCTCCTCCTTCTTCGGCAGGTTGAAAAATTAAGGCAATGGTTCCCTGTCAGAAGAACATTTTTGTTAACATAAACCAATCGAGTCAACTGAAACTAAATCTTCAATGCCATTCTCTTATTAACGAGTTTGAATAGTTCAAAGCTGATGCAGAAATCTTTTAAACACTTGAATGCAAAGGCCACCTGTTGAAGACAACCAAAAACCTTACAACTATGGTAACTCTACAGTCGAAGTCAAagtactctctttttttttttggttcaagTCCAGATTCATTAAAAAGCAAAAGTATTTACAAACAAAGCGGCACCTATCCACAAACCAGAATGTGCCCTTAAAGACAAAAATACATTacttaaaacgaaaataaatGTTGTCCGGCCATACTACCTATACTGAGAGAGCAGCCTCTCTTTGCCATTTCATCGGCTGAGAACTTAGTTTCTCTATAAGTATGCTCGAAATGAACAGACTCAAATCTTGCCTTGGCTGCAAGCCGTCCCTGTCTAACTACCCATGGCAGTGAATCACCGAGAAGGCTTGGACagaattttggttttttaagATTAGGGCTATGAAAAATAGGCATTCTACATTAGTTTCCTAACCACCCAAGAAGTCAAAGTACTCCATACAGGGTAAATCTGTAGGTAAACATCTTGGTTTCTTAAGATTAGGGCTCCGAAAAATAGGCATTCTACATAAATTTcctaacaaaaaaaagaagatttcttatgaAGTTAACCAACAAACAACCTCAAATAGTAAGTAAAGCTCCACTTCTTTTGAGAGCTGCTAAAGTTTTAAAGGAAACCAATTCAACGTTTCACAGTTCCACAGTATGATACTGCAGCTAAAATCACTATAATCATAGCGCGAAGGCCTAAAGGTAGACAAATTGGGTCATCATACCTACAAACTGACAGTGTAAGCTAtgttctctttcagtcaatcccTAAACAGAATTCCGCAATTCTACCTTGGAAGCACCATAGAATAAAAACATGATATTCTCATCTACGGATAACAAAGATGCTATTGTAACTACACTAATTGATCAATCAATAGCTCAAGAAACCAACACATTTCTACCATAAAAAAAAGCAGCTAATGTACCTTCAACTCTTGGCGATGATCTTGAAGGATTTTTGCTGCACCAAGGAGCATTGCAACATGAGCATCATGCCCACAAGCGTGCATCTTCCCAGGAACTTTACTTTTATGTTCCCACTCCACCATCTCCTGTAATAACAACCCCAATTACACCAAAATCTCATATACATAATAaccaaataaaaaacaaacaaaaaagaaattgtaatcaaaatcaaaaccccaACCTGCATAGGAAGAGCATCCATATCAGCTCTTAAAGCAACAAAAGGTGGTTCAACACTTCCAACATAACCTATAACACCAGTAACAGCAATTGGATATTTATAAACAATACCCATTTTATCCAGCTCTTCtctaatcaacttagttgtttcaaatTCTTCAAATCCAAGTTCTGGGTTCTCATGAATTTTCCTTCTAACATCAACCATCCATTTAGCAAGCTCTGGTTTCTTAGCATAGTTTAAGAAATTGGTTGGAATATCTGCTAATTCAGCTGAACTCAGTCTCAGTGAATAAATGGATATTGGCGGCCAAAAAAGAGTAAAAACCAAAATCACAGACACAAATTTGAAGAAACCCATTGAAAAGTCTCtgcaaattaaggttttgaaacagCTAGAATTGAATCATTGAAGTGAACCTATCAACCTAATAGTGGGAAGAGTGTGAGTGACTGTGTGATGTAATGTTGTGGGACCCACTTTaagagtttttgttttgaatcggATATGGGTCTTAATCCAAACGggttgttctttttcttttgaccCTTTCTATCGGCCATTGAAAAGACCAAATTGAAGCAGAGAAAGAAATGATCTTCTGATTGGGGTTTTCTAGGGGTTTAAGGTATACTGCATAGTAAGTCTTTCATCACCATCGCCATCAATACCACATGCTAGACTAGAAGATCCTCACTACTGCCGCCATCTTGGTAATTTTCAATACCTACTTCACTTATTTGACTGTAAGTTCTTAGTTTAAGTTTTAGCTTTCAATTCAAATTCTCTACACTTAATAGTTTATTACAAAATTGGTTATGTTAGTTTTGTGTAATTGACAAAATCTTATatttatacatttttttttaagtttctcAATGACATCAATGGTGTAAAAGAGTCACCATTGTTTATATGTGAAGAATAGTTACAACGTTTTGTACACACAACATGTTTGATTAAATTCCTCTGGaagttttgtttttttccttttcatggaTCTGTGTTCATATACACGGGTGGTAATAATTTTGTTAACTCATGCTGATTTTGTTAGAAAGGAGTCACATTTACTTATTCTCTCGTAAACTATAATCAACTGAAGATGAAGGATTTTCTGATATTGCAATCAGTTTAGTGAAACAAGAGATTTTGTTAATTATGTATACAACATTCAGGGGATTGagttgaagaaaagaaaaatgagatgAGTTCTTAAAGAACAGTGGTCAATGGACAGAGGTTTGAACTGAGAGGTTCTGCAGAGTGTCATAGTTTTGCAAAAATGGGAAATATGTATGAAAAAACTAAAGTTTGCCAACGTGCAATGCACGTCCACTCTACTTGTCTCTTTAATTTGAGTTATGAGTTTAACATTTGCAGAGGTGGAGAGTCTCCCACCTCTGCGAAGTTAGTAGAAAAAATCTACAACTTTAATGAGGAGAGCCATGCTTCTTCATCTTTGTTTCATGTTTTTTATCTTAAACGTTta encodes:
- the LOC113347907 gene encoding IAA-amino acid hydrolase ILR1-like 4, which encodes MGFFKFVSVILVFTLFWPPISIYSLRLSSAELADIPTNFLNYAKKPELAKWMVDVRRKIHENPELGFEEFETTKLIREELDKMGIVYKYPIAVTGVIGYVGSVEPPFVALRADMDALPMQEMVEWEHKSKVPGKMHACGHDAHVAMLLGAAKILQDHRQELKGTIALIFQPAEEGGGGSKRMIEAGALENVDAIFALHVTARTHAGSVSSRPGPILAGCGIFEAVISGKGGHAAIPQHTVDPILAASNIILSLQHLVSREADPLDSQVVTVAKFHGGGAFNVIPDSITIGGTFRALSKESLVKLMHRIEEVIVTQAAVNRCNASVDFFADDKLYPVTYNNEALHQHFINVAGDMLGTRKVEDMKTIMGSEDFSFFSEQIPGYFFFLGMKNESLGKFETAHSPYFTVNEDVLPYGAALHASLPLATRYLLEFEVLSHLLKRNVRNEL